From Zingiber officinale cultivar Zhangliang chromosome 5B, Zo_v1.1, whole genome shotgun sequence, the proteins below share one genomic window:
- the LOC121986646 gene encoding uncharacterized protein LOC121986646 codes for MEKDEWTAAECPAFDSMEDLQLPEPPSNSCAAELIDVLAAPLPSTKRQCRPSIAAKLDSRDDDGPGTLPPLLPTLPDDGVLLSVDDSLDSLVPGVIKVWRDPKPWRGARRVRSNWVLKADEGMEDADFKTGGGEDAANDGFTEGSDSPSRRRTRGRVRVSDSRGTGPVAEGEAPSDIDGVEWIDPNGFCRSEEDSGVRSWLKELGLSRYAPVFEIHEVDDEVLPLLTLDDLKDEIPISQISGGSSWMRVAFRWERPGSEGEKWKDCPHPHS; via the exons ATGGAGAAGGACGAATGGACAGCGGCGGAGTGCCCCGCATTTGATTCGATGGAGGATCTCCAACTGCCGGAGCCACCGTCCAATAGCTGCGCGGCCGAGCTGATTGATGTACTGGCCGCGCCTTTACCCAGTACCAAGCGGCAGTGTCGCCCTAGC ATTGCTGCCAAACTTGACTCTCGCGATGACGACGGGCCGGGCACCCTCCCTCCTCTGCTTCCGACTCTGCCCGACGACGGAGTTCTCCTCTCTGTCGACGATAGCCTCGACTCGCTCGTGCCGGGAGTAATTAAGGTCTGGCGTGATCCGAAGCCGTGGCGGGGTGCAAGGCGGGTTCGATCAAACTGGGTCTTGAAGGCGGATGAAGGCATGGAAGACGCAGATTTCAAAACTGGAGGCGGAGAGGATGCTGCAAATGATGGGTTTACGGAAGGGTCTGATAGCCCGTCTCGCAGGAGGACCAGGGGAAGGGTTAGGGTTTCGGATAGTAGGGGCACTGGTCCTGTTGCGGAAGGGGAAGCCCCTTCAGATATAGATGGGGTAGAATGGATTGACCCAAACGGGTTTTGCCGTTCTGAAGAGGATAGCGGAGTGCGGTCATGGCTCAAGGAACTGGGACTGAGTAGGTATGCCCCTGTTTTTGAGATACATGAGGTGGATGACGAGGTGCTGCCATTGCTGACTCTGGACGATCTGAAAGATGAGATCCCCATCTCTCAGATCAGCGGGGGCTCCTCGTGGATGCGTGTGGCTTTCCGGTGGGAGCGGCCAGGAAGTGAGGGCGAGAAGTGGAAGGACTGCCCCCATCCCCATTCGTAG